A region from the Syntrophorhabdaceae bacterium genome encodes:
- a CDS encoding MoaD/ThiS family protein produces TIPGFLTSPRRCAKKLPMYVNWEGKDYVFEKPMLVSRLLQELKVSAEGHLVVANNRLVTEDHRLDADDSVKVIRVVSGG; encoded by the coding sequence GACCATCCCGGGCTTTTTGACATCACCCCGTCGTTGTGCTAAGAAATTACCCATGTACGTCAACTGGGAAGGGAAAGATTACGTCTTCGAGAAACCGATGCTCGTCTCCCGGCTTTTGCAGGAACTCAAGGTCAGCGCGGAAGGCCACCTCGTTGTCGCAAACAACCGGCTTGTCACCGAGGACCACCGGCTCGACGCCGATGACAGCGTGAAGGTTATACGGGTTGTATCGGGCGGATGA